One part of the Mariniblastus fucicola genome encodes these proteins:
- a CDS encoding TadE/TadG family type IV pilus assembly protein, with product MLKTLRLKRSNRRAERRGATAVEFAMVIPIFVLFSVISLDFARLSLARHVVQNAVYRAGRLAMTEGATREDTIEAVDEYLNLFGLEPAEGAIIVGQVYLDDDGHVMPVNTTDEFDSSAVEFHVEASVPFDNATVVLPAFFSSWVEDREIGSQVRVRSERYSGFFNPAEAYAD from the coding sequence ATGTTGAAAACACTTCGATTGAAACGATCTAACCGTCGCGCGGAACGTCGCGGAGCCACTGCGGTGGAGTTCGCGATGGTCATTCCGATTTTCGTTCTATTCTCGGTGATCAGTTTGGACTTTGCGAGACTCAGTCTCGCTCGACACGTCGTCCAAAACGCGGTCTATCGAGCCGGCCGCCTTGCCATGACCGAAGGCGCGACCAGAGAAGACACCATTGAAGCCGTCGATGAGTACCTGAACCTTTTTGGTTTGGAGCCGGCAGAAGGTGCAATCATCGTCGGGCAAGTTTATCTTGACGACGACGGCCACGTTATGCCGGTCAACACAACCGACGAATTCGATAGTTCAGCTGTCGAATTTCACGTGGAAGCAAGTGTTCCCTTTGACAACGCAACCGTTGTGCTCCCAGCTTTCTTTTCAAGCTGGGTCGAAGACCGGGAAATCGGATCACAAGTTCGTGTCCGCTCGGAACGCTATAGCGGATTTTTTAATCCGGCTGAAGCTTACGCAGATTGA
- a CDS encoding response regulator, whose protein sequence is MNPTVLLVDDNHNLLRGLMRTLSEQPLDVICARSAEEAMHMLKRKGVDVIVSDESMQGMKGTELLCWVAEHFPETARIILTGQPSVPSMQAAINEAGVYRYLLKPVKELELVKTIWDALEMHATDQAAASGN, encoded by the coding sequence ATGAATCCAACGGTTCTTCTTGTTGATGACAATCACAACCTGCTCCGCGGTTTGATGCGAACGCTGAGCGAGCAGCCATTGGACGTAATTTGCGCAAGGTCTGCTGAAGAAGCCATGCATATGTTGAAACGAAAAGGCGTCGACGTCATCGTTTCCGACGAATCGATGCAGGGAATGAAAGGCACAGAGTTGCTATGCTGGGTCGCCGAGCATTTTCCGGAAACCGCACGGATCATTTTGACCGGTCAACCAAGTGTGCCCAGCATGCAGGCTGCGATCAATGAGGCAGGCGTGTATCGCTATCTGCTGAAGCCAGTCAAAGAACTAGAGCTGGTCAAGACGATTTGGGACGCTCTCGAAATGCATGCGACTGATCAGGCTGCCGCCTCCGGGAACTAG
- a CDS encoding Uma2 family endonuclease has product MRQKTINPPFKIELGRLVRYYCNMSNAKSLQKTSIADYLKGELDAKRRHEFVDGVVYAMVGARNRHNMIATNATISMGGQLRESPCMAFNSDTKIRIQQSGGTRFYYPDAMVDCDSNPDTDTFQDKPVVVVEVISESTRRTDEKEKRDGYLSINSLQVYLRVEQGTPCVKVDRRNDECFDSQLYEELSAVIPLPEIGMELPLSELYRGVTFPGPPETVDEE; this is encoded by the coding sequence TTGCGACAGAAAACCATCAATCCTCCATTCAAAATTGAATTGGGGCGATTGGTTCGCTATTATTGCAATATGAGCAACGCAAAGTCACTTCAGAAGACTTCGATCGCCGACTATTTGAAAGGCGAGTTGGATGCCAAGCGACGACATGAATTTGTTGACGGCGTGGTTTACGCAATGGTCGGGGCGAGGAATCGCCACAACATGATCGCCACCAATGCAACGATATCGATGGGAGGCCAACTTCGCGAAAGTCCGTGCATGGCTTTCAACTCCGACACGAAAATTCGAATTCAACAATCCGGTGGAACGCGCTTTTATTATCCGGACGCGATGGTGGATTGCGATTCCAATCCGGACACAGACACCTTTCAGGACAAACCGGTTGTAGTCGTTGAGGTAATCTCCGAGTCGACCAGGCGGACGGATGAAAAAGAAAAACGGGATGGATACCTTTCGATTAATTCACTGCAAGTCTATCTCCGCGTCGAACAGGGAACGCCATGTGTGAAAGTCGACCGCCGCAACGACGAATGCTTTGATTCTCAGCTTTACGAAGAACTCTCCGCAGTCATTCCTCTGCCTGAAATCGGCATGGAGTTGCCGTTGAGTGAGCTTTATCGCGGTGTGACGTTTCCGGGACCACCGGAAACCGTAGACGAGGAGTAA
- a CDS encoding selenium-binding family protein, whose product MQRREFLKSTAASTVLLSAAGGTAFAFDDEAACCDRTYASPADAMKAPPETIAYVPAIYAGTDVNKPDYLATIDVDPDSKTYSQVISRLPMPNVGDELHHFGWNACSSCHGEDGKHRRYIVLPGIGSGRIHIVDTEDPKNPKLHKVIEGKDIAEKLNLSAPHTVHCLADGNIMISMLGDAKGDGPGGFMLLDEEFNIKGRWENDLTGMKFNYDYWYQPRHNVMVSSEWGSPNTVSQGFKLEDVQAGKYGQQLHFWDWKEKKINQSLDLGETGMIPLEVRFHHDPDSVHGFVGAALSSTIWHWCKEGDKWTADSVVAVESVETEGWPFPVPGLITDLVLSMDDKYLYFSNWLHGDIRQYDVSDPAKPKLVGQVWLGGVIGKGEPVAGRKLGGGPQMLQLSLDGKRLYVTSSLYSPWDNQFYPDMKTEGCYMLQIDCNTDSGGLSVNEKFMVDFGKEPGGPARAHEIRFPGGDCTSDIWV is encoded by the coding sequence ATGCAACGCCGCGAATTTTTGAAATCGACTGCTGCTTCAACCGTTCTCCTTTCTGCTGCCGGAGGGACTGCGTTTGCGTTTGATGACGAAGCCGCCTGTTGCGATCGAACGTATGCGTCACCCGCCGACGCAATGAAAGCGCCGCCGGAAACGATTGCCTACGTTCCGGCGATCTATGCGGGAACTGATGTCAACAAACCGGATTACCTTGCGACCATCGATGTCGATCCTGACTCAAAGACATACAGTCAGGTCATCTCTCGCTTGCCCATGCCCAATGTCGGCGACGAACTGCACCACTTTGGATGGAATGCCTGCAGTAGTTGTCATGGCGAAGATGGCAAGCACCGTCGCTACATCGTCCTGCCAGGCATTGGGTCGGGGCGGATTCACATCGTCGACACAGAGGATCCTAAGAATCCGAAGCTCCACAAAGTCATCGAAGGCAAAGACATCGCGGAAAAGCTGAATCTATCCGCGCCGCACACGGTTCACTGTCTGGCTGATGGCAACATCATGATTTCGATGCTGGGCGATGCCAAAGGCGACGGACCTGGCGGATTCATGTTGCTTGACGAAGAGTTCAACATCAAGGGTCGCTGGGAGAACGACCTGACCGGTATGAAATTCAACTACGACTACTGGTATCAGCCGCGCCACAACGTGATGGTTTCCAGCGAGTGGGGATCGCCGAATACTGTTTCACAGGGTTTCAAGCTGGAAGACGTCCAAGCCGGAAAGTACGGGCAGCAATTGCATTTCTGGGACTGGAAAGAGAAGAAGATCAACCAGTCGCTCGACCTCGGCGAAACAGGAATGATTCCTCTGGAAGTCCGCTTTCACCATGACCCCGACAGCGTTCACGGTTTCGTCGGAGCGGCACTGAGCAGCACCATCTGGCACTGGTGCAAGGAAGGCGACAAGTGGACTGCGGACTCAGTCGTGGCGGTCGAATCGGTCGAAACCGAAGGTTGGCCTTTCCCGGTTCCGGGCCTGATCACGGATCTGGTTCTGTCGATGGACGACAAGTATTTGTACTTCTCCAACTGGCTGCACGGCGACATTCGCCAGTACGACGTTTCCGATCCGGCGAAGCCAAAGCTGGTCGGACAGGTTTGGCTTGGTGGCGTGATTGGCAAGGGTGAGCCTGTCGCTGGTCGCAAGCTTGGCGGCGGCCCGCAGATGTTGCAGCTCAGCCTCGATGGCAAACGACTTTACGTCACCAGTTCACTCTACAGTCCGTGGGACAACCAGTTCTATCCGGACATGAAAACGGAAGGTTGCTACATGTTGCAGATCGATTGCAACACGGACAGCGGCGGGCTTTCAGTCAATGAAAAGTTCATGGTCGACTTCGGCAAAGAGCCCGGCGGTCCAGCTCGGGCTCACGAGATCCGTTTTCCGGGTGGCGATTGCACTTCGGATATCTGGGTTTAG
- a CDS encoding alpha-L-fucosidase → MQIRTVFAVLFSLCLILATSSVAQESDSAFVPKQYPEVYKPNWESLSKHGSAPEWLDDAKLGIYFHWGPYSVPAFKTEWYPRWMHMKNPKKWGSGSREYHIENYGPVEEFGYHHFIPMFTAEHFDPQEWAELFQAVGAKFAGPVAQHHDGFSMWDSQVNPNNAKAEGPKRDITGELLAELKKRNMKTIATFHHSFTGQRSRDGKPVEGRTMSYYPYDKDLFTSTDDPKLRKLYGNMPEAEFNEYWLNLVQEVVDKYEPDAIWFDSWLDVIPENYRQRMAAHHFNAAESRGQKVALICKQEDLPNDLRVLDIEQGGLKEMPDRVWMTDVTLSTNGWCFVQNQKYKPLPLLVRNMVDVWSKRGVVLLNISPKADGVIIDEQRQRLKGLGEFMKLYGEAIYGTRPHAIYGYGEAQIKDGHFGGQSATNKYSSKDVRFTRSTDGKKIFVFLLGQPEAGSTLAIKHLAIGSTGEFIIDEVVQLGSDQTLDWKFEEGVLKFTALAPTKANEIATVFKVTIK, encoded by the coding sequence ATGCAAATTCGAACCGTTTTCGCAGTCCTTTTTTCACTTTGTCTGATACTCGCGACGTCCAGCGTTGCTCAGGAGTCCGACTCAGCCTTTGTTCCCAAACAATATCCGGAAGTCTACAAACCGAACTGGGAATCGCTTTCCAAACACGGTAGTGCACCGGAATGGCTCGATGACGCCAAGTTGGGGATTTACTTTCACTGGGGGCCATACAGCGTTCCGGCTTTCAAGACTGAGTGGTATCCGCGTTGGATGCACATGAAGAATCCCAAAAAATGGGGCTCTGGTTCGCGAGAGTACCACATCGAGAACTATGGTCCGGTCGAGGAATTCGGCTATCACCACTTCATTCCGATGTTTACTGCCGAACATTTCGATCCGCAAGAATGGGCTGAGCTCTTTCAGGCAGTCGGTGCGAAATTCGCCGGACCGGTGGCTCAGCACCACGACGGTTTCTCGATGTGGGACAGTCAGGTCAATCCGAACAACGCCAAAGCCGAAGGCCCCAAACGCGACATCACGGGTGAGTTGTTGGCCGAGCTGAAGAAGCGGAACATGAAAACGATCGCCACGTTTCATCATTCGTTTACCGGGCAGCGCAGCCGAGACGGCAAGCCTGTCGAGGGGCGGACGATGAGCTATTATCCGTATGACAAGGACCTGTTCACGTCGACGGACGACCCCAAACTTCGCAAACTCTATGGCAATATGCCGGAGGCCGAATTCAACGAATATTGGCTGAATCTTGTCCAGGAAGTTGTCGACAAATACGAACCCGACGCGATCTGGTTCGATTCGTGGCTGGACGTCATCCCCGAAAACTATCGCCAACGCATGGCGGCTCATCATTTCAACGCCGCGGAGTCGCGTGGGCAGAAAGTTGCCTTGATCTGCAAACAGGAAGACTTGCCGAACGATCTGCGTGTCCTCGACATTGAACAAGGCGGTTTGAAAGAGATGCCGGATCGCGTCTGGATGACTGACGTTACGCTCAGCACCAACGGTTGGTGCTTTGTGCAGAACCAAAAGTACAAACCGCTTCCGCTGCTGGTGCGAAACATGGTCGACGTGTGGAGTAAACGTGGCGTTGTATTGCTGAATATCTCTCCCAAAGCCGATGGCGTGATCATCGATGAGCAACGTCAGCGACTCAAGGGGCTTGGCGAATTCATGAAGCTGTACGGCGAGGCCATCTATGGGACGCGTCCGCACGCGATCTACGGTTACGGCGAAGCCCAAATTAAAGACGGCCATTTCGGAGGTCAATCCGCGACCAACAAATACTCGTCGAAGGATGTTCGCTTCACGCGTTCCACGGACGGCAAAAAGATATTCGTGTTTTTGCTTGGCCAGCCAGAAGCTGGTTCAACTCTCGCCATCAAACACCTGGCGATCGGTTCCACTGGCGAATTCATCATTGACGAAGTCGTGCAACTGGGCAGCGATCAGACGCTGGATTGGAAGTTTGAAGAAGGCGTCCTGAAATTCACTGCTCTCGCACCAACGAAGGCCAATGAGATCGCAACCGTGTTTAAGGTCACGATCAAATAG
- a CDS encoding YkgJ family cysteine cluster protein codes for MFERSINHSYQDPVDLIWLKAAADLGLKIARSADAFAAYDGNGTLTIATAEHFDADDCLAQMIFHEICHWMIAGRRGFQLEDWGLSSIDDSDIVYEYAAIRLQAALSRPYGLRSFMAVTTDWRPYWESLPEDPLGDGDDPAIPLAQDGHFMSRLEPFEAVLKRALSATATIADAVRGATEPSSLWSITKPRHRLGSLLSESDSLKCGTCAWASSDDDAGSILGCRQHKEFEQPAPAVKRDEHACEKWEPKFTIEDCGSCGACCREGFDILTVTDDDPFKRLHPELVQLRDDGEHGVPRPDGLCVALDGDGEASPYRCRHYDSRPRNCRDFEVGEDGCLLARRRVGLSR; via the coding sequence ATGTTCGAACGTTCCATCAATCACAGTTACCAGGATCCGGTCGATCTGATCTGGCTAAAAGCAGCGGCGGATCTGGGCCTCAAGATCGCTCGGTCGGCAGACGCATTTGCGGCCTATGACGGCAATGGCACGCTTACTATTGCGACGGCCGAACACTTCGATGCAGATGACTGTTTGGCGCAAATGATCTTCCATGAGATTTGTCACTGGATGATTGCCGGGCGACGAGGTTTCCAGCTGGAAGATTGGGGGCTTTCCAGCATCGACGATAGCGATATTGTCTATGAGTATGCTGCGATCCGCCTACAAGCCGCACTTTCACGTCCTTACGGGCTGCGATCATTTATGGCGGTGACGACCGACTGGCGTCCGTACTGGGAGTCGCTCCCGGAAGATCCACTGGGCGATGGAGATGATCCGGCGATCCCGTTGGCTCAAGACGGCCACTTCATGTCGCGTTTGGAACCCTTCGAAGCGGTGCTCAAGCGTGCCCTGTCCGCGACCGCGACGATTGCCGACGCGGTCCGTGGTGCGACGGAGCCATCGTCGCTCTGGAGCATTACTAAGCCTCGCCATCGACTGGGATCGCTGTTGTCAGAATCGGATAGCTTGAAGTGTGGCACGTGTGCCTGGGCGTCTTCTGACGATGATGCAGGTTCCATTCTGGGATGCCGTCAGCACAAGGAGTTTGAGCAGCCTGCTCCCGCGGTTAAGCGCGATGAGCATGCTTGTGAGAAGTGGGAACCGAAGTTTACGATCGAAGACTGCGGTTCTTGTGGAGCCTGCTGTCGCGAGGGATTTGATATTCTGACTGTGACTGATGACGATCCGTTCAAGAGGCTTCACCCTGAACTGGTTCAACTTCGTGACGATGGTGAGCATGGCGTTCCCAGGCCTGATGGGCTATGTGTTGCGCTCGATGGTGATGGTGAGGCGTCGCCGTATCGCTGTCGACATTACGATTCGAGACCACGGAACTGTCGTGATTTTGAAGTCGGAGAAGACGGCTGTTTGCTGGCCCGCCGCCGCGTCGGCTTGAGCCGCTAA
- a CDS encoding 6-bladed beta-propeller: MKTLFCSLAIVGLALTTHAVSAQDAETVAPVRMGCGMMTFDTVPGWGLRPDGNSAIGPTHGGVVVDSAGHIYTSAKQGVYVFTPEGQVVKSYLGKDYSNMHDIEIRTEDGIEYIYGARNEAAEAVKFKAHGGEIVLKMPFPEASGLKPKAYRPTAITVAENGDIYVADGYASNLIFRFDKTGKYLSHFGEKGNDLKQFNTCHGMTLDTRYDKPRLLICDRNHQPKGRLVHYDLDGNFIEEVVTGLGMPTSVAIQGDYVSVPDLHGRLVILDKSNTIMAVLGHNTNPDTRRNFNVPQKDWIEGTFSGTHGSYWDKEGNLYVQDWNVSGRLMKLVRVK; the protein is encoded by the coding sequence ATGAAGACTCTCTTTTGCTCTCTCGCCATCGTTGGCTTGGCTCTTACGACTCACGCTGTGTCCGCGCAGGATGCTGAAACCGTAGCTCCTGTTCGGATGGGATGCGGCATGATGACCTTTGACACGGTTCCTGGCTGGGGACTGCGTCCTGACGGCAACTCCGCGATTGGGCCAACACATGGCGGTGTCGTTGTCGATTCGGCGGGTCATATTTACACCAGCGCGAAACAGGGCGTCTACGTTTTTACGCCTGAAGGCCAAGTCGTGAAATCGTACCTGGGCAAAGATTACTCCAATATGCACGACATCGAAATTCGCACCGAAGACGGAATCGAATACATCTATGGTGCTCGCAACGAAGCAGCCGAAGCGGTCAAGTTCAAGGCTCACGGCGGCGAGATTGTTTTGAAGATGCCATTCCCGGAAGCCTCAGGGTTGAAGCCCAAAGCCTATCGCCCAACGGCAATTACCGTCGCCGAAAATGGAGACATCTATGTGGCCGATGGGTACGCCAGCAATCTTATTTTTCGATTCGACAAAACGGGCAAGTACCTGAGCCACTTCGGTGAAAAGGGCAACGACCTGAAACAGTTCAACACCTGTCACGGCATGACGCTGGATACGCGTTATGACAAACCACGACTGTTAATCTGCGATCGGAACCACCAACCCAAAGGCCGCCTGGTCCACTACGATCTGGACGGCAACTTCATCGAAGAAGTCGTCACTGGACTCGGCATGCCAACCTCGGTTGCCATCCAGGGCGACTACGTTTCGGTGCCTGATCTTCATGGCCGACTCGTGATCCTCGACAAGAGCAACACGATCATGGCTGTTTTGGGGCACAACACAAATCCGGACACACGACGCAATTTCAACGTTCCGCAGAAAGACTGGATCGAAGGCACGTTTAGCGGCACCCACGGATCGTACTGGGACAAAGAAGGCAACCTCTATGTCCAGGACTGGAACGTGTCCGGCCGCTTGATGAAACTGGTTCGAGTAAAGTAG
- a CDS encoding tRNA-uridine aminocarboxypropyltransferase: MNRSSKIQQRIRTLPEGEFRERCYGCYRPVQHCFCAAIPRVDNQTDVLILQHQRERSHPFNTARIVNQALVRCKLLFDRNETFAARDLPIGDGAALLYPGKGSRLLDELSEEELPKQLVIIDGTWDQAKTLFRDVPQLHQLPQVKLAPSTPGQYRIRLEPTDTSLSTLEATVQSLQQLEPHTTGLDELSQAFNTMVEQQLAHPNASYGDGSPRPKMETPNIPSSFRRDPSQIVVAYAEATPVDYQAGMPWTELNRLKKLAAKEPPVYCIAQRMSENQGPADSFCQTITPAKPISQANLDHMGLSQSDFESQVSVPTFCERWNHFLRPDDLLIVPNQKTIRLLARTGVQVPDYELLKAINFDPRNEFPDLTEFLNANDCSTFAARHQGRAGKRLASAVALVHHFRSVLADNNSQTRQ; this comes from the coding sequence ATGAATCGCTCCTCCAAAATTCAACAACGAATTCGAACTCTGCCGGAAGGAGAGTTTCGCGAGCGCTGTTATGGATGCTATCGACCGGTCCAGCACTGTTTTTGTGCGGCAATTCCTCGAGTCGACAACCAAACGGACGTACTGATCCTGCAGCACCAACGCGAGCGTTCGCACCCTTTCAACACGGCACGAATCGTGAATCAGGCTCTGGTTCGGTGCAAGTTACTGTTTGACAGAAACGAGACGTTTGCCGCCCGCGACTTGCCGATCGGCGACGGCGCAGCGTTGCTGTATCCGGGTAAAGGTTCGCGACTGCTGGACGAGTTAAGTGAGGAAGAACTTCCCAAACAGCTGGTCATCATCGACGGGACCTGGGATCAAGCCAAAACGCTGTTTCGCGACGTTCCGCAATTGCATCAGCTGCCACAGGTAAAGCTGGCTCCCTCGACTCCGGGTCAATATCGAATTCGCCTGGAACCGACGGACACTTCATTGTCGACGCTCGAAGCGACCGTGCAATCGCTGCAGCAGCTTGAGCCTCACACGACAGGGCTGGATGAACTTTCCCAGGCGTTCAACACGATGGTCGAACAACAGTTGGCTCATCCGAACGCCAGCTACGGGGACGGTTCACCGCGGCCGAAGATGGAAACGCCGAATATTCCTAGCTCCTTTCGCCGTGATCCGTCGCAAATCGTTGTCGCCTACGCCGAGGCAACGCCTGTCGATTATCAGGCGGGTATGCCGTGGACGGAACTTAATCGTCTCAAGAAACTGGCCGCGAAAGAGCCTCCGGTTTATTGCATCGCCCAGCGGATGTCGGAAAATCAAGGCCCTGCAGACTCGTTCTGCCAAACGATTACGCCCGCCAAACCGATTTCGCAAGCCAACCTGGATCACATGGGGCTTTCACAGTCCGATTTCGAGAGCCAGGTTTCCGTTCCGACGTTTTGCGAGCGCTGGAATCATTTTCTTCGGCCCGACGATTTGCTGATCGTGCCCAATCAGAAGACGATTCGACTGCTCGCGCGAACTGGAGTTCAGGTTCCCGACTACGAATTGCTCAAAGCAATCAACTTCGATCCACGAAACGAGTTTCCGGATTTGACGGAGTTTCTCAACGCAAACGATTGCTCAACTTTCGCCGCACGCCACCAGGGTCGAGCCGGCAAACGGCTCGCCAGCGCCGTCGCGCTGGTTCACCATTTTAGATCCGTGCTCGCCGACAACAACAGCCAGACCCGGCAATGA
- a CDS encoding pilus assembly protein TadG-related protein — translation MQKVAYQRRGAIVPLFAIVLPALLVISAIAINLAYVQLSDTEMQIAVDAATHAGGRRLGTPRPNADGSVQTLAETKAEVIDFAAEIAAMNKVAGSPAAISESDMQFGRSTRVLRSNGTMAPYQFQPTVGNQIPSSFRIISNDIELPHAIGAAGMADSFTVKADAVSTQVDRDLVLVLDRSGSMIYFEDEALFEDTLYDLSQETYTVESETTYEYRVQWRRADSSGSWSNSSHGPYMTEAEFAVYPSFPSRNDYRLNYSNQRTRSGGSSETRYKISNSEYQDGKDGVYDRWYTKNVIYWLEVDQNNQHTLGDDPDTWADGLTTDQQREELTTNMALYAHDYRYRYKLNNSSISSSSQINSRQAPAYSRWYHLERGVNVFLNVLGGGVDPDGTVRDGTVQKEQVAILPFNASPDTQNSNKNPDFDYGLQDDGFPAAYVNDSSEPGYDVPYEGSTISIRDVLPTICPYAGTAIGDSMREGAWLIRNMTVDDTDARARAFAAKTIVVLTDGDSNTGDDPVDVAREELAHQDVIVHTITFTPGVSANGKSKMADVAMYGRGKHYHTDSGAGLSKIFEEIANNLPTILTQ, via the coding sequence ATGCAAAAAGTTGCTTACCAACGTCGAGGGGCAATTGTTCCTTTGTTCGCTATCGTCCTTCCAGCACTTCTCGTTATCAGTGCGATTGCAATCAATCTGGCATACGTCCAGCTGTCAGATACTGAAATGCAAATTGCAGTCGATGCCGCCACCCACGCCGGAGGGCGTCGATTGGGGACGCCAAGGCCCAATGCAGATGGCTCAGTGCAGACTCTCGCGGAAACAAAAGCAGAAGTGATTGATTTTGCCGCTGAAATTGCAGCCATGAACAAGGTAGCAGGCAGCCCAGCCGCAATCTCGGAATCAGACATGCAGTTTGGCCGTTCAACGCGAGTCTTGCGAAGCAACGGCACCATGGCACCGTATCAGTTCCAGCCCACGGTCGGCAACCAGATCCCGAGTAGCTTTCGAATTATCAGTAACGACATAGAACTGCCGCATGCGATCGGGGCGGCAGGCATGGCCGATTCGTTCACAGTCAAAGCTGACGCTGTTTCAACACAGGTTGACCGCGATTTGGTCCTCGTGCTCGATCGATCAGGCTCGATGATTTATTTCGAAGACGAAGCGTTGTTTGAAGACACGCTTTACGATCTCAGCCAGGAAACGTATACAGTCGAAAGTGAAACGACTTATGAATACCGCGTTCAATGGAGAAGGGCGGACTCGTCGGGTAGTTGGAGCAACTCGTCACACGGACCATATATGACGGAGGCAGAATTCGCCGTCTATCCAAGCTTTCCATCACGCAACGATTACCGGCTAAATTACTCGAACCAAAGAACACGAAGTGGTGGAAGTAGCGAAACTCGCTACAAGATCAGCAACTCCGAATATCAGGACGGGAAGGATGGCGTTTACGATCGTTGGTACACGAAAAACGTAATATACTGGTTAGAGGTTGATCAGAACAACCAGCACACACTTGGCGACGACCCTGACACATGGGCTGATGGACTTACGACGGACCAACAACGTGAGGAACTGACGACGAACATGGCATTGTATGCTCATGATTATCGTTACCGGTACAAATTAAATAACTCGAGCATTAGTTCTTCTTCTCAGATCAATAGTCGCCAGGCCCCTGCCTATAGCCGATGGTATCACCTTGAACGAGGAGTTAACGTGTTCCTGAATGTACTTGGTGGCGGAGTTGACCCGGATGGAACAGTACGAGACGGTACGGTTCAAAAGGAGCAGGTCGCGATCCTACCGTTCAATGCTTCGCCTGATACGCAGAACAGTAACAAGAACCCTGATTTCGACTACGGTCTTCAGGACGATGGGTTCCCCGCGGCCTACGTCAACGACAGTAGCGAGCCAGGCTATGACGTGCCCTATGAGGGTTCAACGATTTCGATCAGAGACGTTCTTCCCACGATCTGCCCCTATGCTGGTACCGCCATCGGCGACTCGATGCGAGAAGGAGCCTGGCTGATTCGGAACATGACTGTCGACGACACTGACGCGAGAGCGCGAGCGTTTGCAGCTAAGACGATTGTTGTGCTGACCGATGGCGATAGTAACACCGGCGACGATCCCGTCGATGTCGCCCGAGAGGAACTTGCCCATCAGGACGTGATCGTTCACACGATCACATTCACACCGGGTGTGTCAGCGAACGGGAAAAGCAAAATGGCTGACGTCGCCATGTACGGGCGCGGCAAGCACTATCACACCGACTCGGGAGCAGGTTTGTCGAAAATCTTCGAAGAAATCGCCAACAACCTGCCGACCATTCTGACTCAATAG